In one window of Azotobacter salinestris DNA:
- a CDS encoding DUF2933 domain-containing protein: protein MKHDHGMHETPGGFWRSRYAIGLLVIGAVAGYFLLTEHTAHVLGALPYLLFLACPLMHLFMHRGHGGNDKHGTDKESPHGPR from the coding sequence ATGAAACATGATCATGGAATGCATGAAACACCCGGCGGTTTCTGGCGCTCCCGCTACGCCATCGGCCTGCTTGTGATCGGGGCCGTGGCAGGTTATTTCCTGCTCACCGAACACACGGCACATGTCCTGGGTGCGCTGCCCTATCTGCTGTTTCTTGCCTGCCCCCTGATGCATTTGTTCATGCATCGCGGTCATGGCGGAAACGACAAGCACGGAACAGACAAGGAGAGCCCTCATGGACCACGCTGA